A section of the Apodemus sylvaticus chromosome 10, mApoSyl1.1, whole genome shotgun sequence genome encodes:
- the LOC127694211 gene encoding olfactory receptor 1361-like has product MSSINQSSLTEFLLLGLSRQPKEQQQLLFLLFLIIYLATVLGNLLIILAISTDSRLHTPMYFFLSNLSFVDVCFSSTTVPKVLAIHILRNQAISFSGCLTQLYFLCVFAEMDNFLLAVMAYDRFVAICHPLHYTTKMTHRLCVLLVMGSWLVATLQALLHTLLMAQLSFCGDNIIPHFFCDVTPLLKLSCSDTHLNDLMILTVGNVIMVTPFVCILISYLRITCAVLRVSSSKGGWKSFSTCGSHLAVVCLFYGTIISLYFNPSSSHSAGRDMAAAMMFTVVTPMLNPFIYSLRNRDIKCALRKLFTMNLHLPISIRISHT; this is encoded by the coding sequence ATGAGCAGCATCAACCAGTCAAGTCTCACTGAGTTCCTCCTCCTGGGACTCTCCCGGCAGCCCaaggagcagcagcagctcctcttcctgctcttcctcatcATTTACCTGGCCACTGTCCTTGGAAACCTGCTCATCATCCTGGCCATCAGCACAGACTCCCGCCtacacacccccatgtacttcttcctcagcaacCTGTCCTTTGTGGATGTCTGCTTCTCCTCCACCACTGTCCCCAAGGTACTTGCCATTCACATACTCAGAAATCAAGCCATTTCGTTCTCTGGGTGTCTTACACAGctgtattttctctgtgtgtttgctgaaatggacaatttcctgctggctgtgatggcctatgaccgaTTTGTGGCCATATGCCACCCTTTACACTACACAACAAAGATGACACATCGGCTCTGTGTCCTTCTTGTTATGGGATCATGGTTGGTAGCCACCCTACAAGCTCTGTTGCACACACTGCTCATGGCTCAACTATCTTTCTGTGGGGACAACATCATCCCCCACTTCTTCTGTGATGTGACTCCCCTCCTTAAACTCTCCTGCTCAGACACACATCTAAATGACCTGATGATTCTTACAGTGGGAAATGTAATCATGGTCACCCCATTTGTCTGCATTTTGATCTCCTACCTCCGTATCACCTGTGCAGTCTTGCGAGTCTCATCCTCTAAGGGAGGATGGAAATCCTTCTCCACCTGTGGCTCCCACCTGGCTGTGGTCTGCCTCTTCTATGGCACCATCATATCCCTCTATTTCAACCCCTCATCCTCTCACTCAGCTGGGAGGGACATGGCAGCTGCCATGATGTTCACAGTGGTGACCCCCATGCTGAACCctttcatctacagcctgaggaacagggACATAAAATGTGCTTTAAGGAAATTATTTACAATGAATCTCCATCTACCAATAAGTATAAGAATATCACATAcctaa